One genomic region from Actinomycetes bacterium encodes:
- a CDS encoding Gfo/Idh/MocA family oxidoreductase yields the protein MTTTPAAAAAFRWGIIGTGGIAAAFARDVARLPDAEVVAVGSRTGAGADAFGDEHGVARRHASYEELVADRDIDAVYVATPHNSHRDAALLAIDAGHPVLVEKPFTVNAREAEEVLNAARARGLFAMEAMWTRFLPHVVSIRTELAAGTLGTVRAVSADHGQYFPPDPVHRLFAPELAGGALLDLGIYPVSFVSMVLGAPERVSARSSKAFTGVDAQTSAVLEYADGAHGVVTTTLEAKTPCQAWIAGTEARIEVDGTFYAPSAYTLVHRDGRRERREFPFEGHGLRMQAAEVARCVRAGLTESPVLPHAEILSIMSTMDEIRRQIGLRYSWEG from the coding sequence GTGACGACCACGCCCGCCGCCGCGGCTGCCTTCCGCTGGGGAATCATCGGGACCGGAGGGATCGCCGCGGCGTTCGCCCGCGACGTCGCCCGGCTCCCCGACGCCGAGGTGGTGGCCGTCGGCTCGCGAACCGGCGCCGGCGCGGACGCGTTCGGCGACGAGCACGGCGTGGCGCGCCGTCACGCCAGCTACGAGGAGCTGGTGGCCGACCGGGACATCGACGCCGTGTACGTCGCCACCCCGCACAACAGCCACCGGGACGCGGCCCTGCTCGCCATCGACGCCGGGCACCCCGTGCTCGTGGAGAAGCCGTTCACGGTCAACGCGCGTGAGGCCGAGGAGGTCCTCAACGCCGCTCGGGCGCGTGGCCTGTTCGCGATGGAGGCGATGTGGACACGCTTCCTGCCCCACGTGGTCTCGATCCGGACCGAGCTGGCCGCCGGCACCCTGGGGACCGTGCGGGCCGTCTCGGCCGACCACGGGCAGTACTTCCCGCCCGACCCCGTCCACCGACTCTTCGCACCGGAGCTGGCCGGAGGTGCCCTGCTCGACCTCGGTATCTATCCGGTCTCCTTCGTGTCGATGGTGCTCGGAGCCCCGGAACGGGTCAGCGCGCGCAGCAGCAAGGCCTTCACCGGTGTCGACGCGCAGACCTCGGCGGTGCTGGAGTACGCCGACGGGGCGCACGGTGTCGTGACCACGACGTTGGAGGCCAAGACGCCGTGCCAGGCCTGGATCGCGGGCACCGAGGCCCGGATCGAGGTGGACGGCACCTTCTATGCGCCGAGCGCCTACACGCTGGTCCACCGCGACGGGCGACGGGAGCGCCGCGAGTTCCCCTTCGAGGGACACGGGCTGCGGATGCAGGCCGCCGAGGTGGCTCGCTGCGTCCGGGCCGGGCTGACCGAGAGCCCGGTCCTCCCGCACGCCGAGATCCTCTCGATCATGTCGACGATGGACGAGATCCGGCGCCAGATCGGGCTGCGCTACTCGTGGGAGGGCTGA
- a CDS encoding S8 family serine peptidase gives MSARRPIASAAALTCLLGLVTLAGTSPATAASTAIPAALRSYVRADRTGAQWSLASTHAAAAWTKSTGSGVVVATVDTGADESAPDLQGQLVPGAHLDKTGRIVAGDVTDTYGHGTHVAGIIAAKDDGSGITGIAPGAKVMPINVDSPLLDGETVGEAIHWATDHGAKVINLSLGFDDIKLYQSDVAPICAASKYAYDHGVVVVAAAGNDGEDLDLPSAPADCGDPISVAALDNTLQTTSWSSFDPTVALAAPGANIYSTVPTSVSRTRYATFSGTSMASPFVAGVAALVLAEHPGWTPDQVKTRLEDTAEDLGPSGFDPRYGYGAVDPAAAVGAAAPAPVAVHFLTAGATGLPSRLDADGDPVIDHTLVTWEPDATAKVTGYTVTTYAPSGTTTTDLPGTAVRYITPVTTAGYVVTAHTTSGDLVSPPVWYSVQDDTSSGMTTLKPVQHLKARFTARGSVVVSWTNPKVNAGHADVVFVVLNNNLAVFRQGKIPTHVTVPARSVPPGDLAILVDVVSSQDFTDAAATTKLGARVPFSGTAARAGFDRYRLTLNLAPSWGHRVCHLKTCEGVKLFVVTHGVVYVSYLDEDGQAVTTVRGRAHLSSVLVRVRAARHHYHRLDMTTVHLKIHRSRSSGSGGSESGGSGSIGVG, from the coding sequence ATGTCCGCACGCCGACCCATCGCCTCCGCTGCCGCGCTCACGTGCCTTCTCGGGCTCGTGACGCTGGCCGGTACGTCGCCCGCGACGGCCGCCTCCACCGCGATCCCCGCGGCGCTGCGCAGCTATGTCCGCGCGGACCGCACCGGCGCCCAGTGGTCCCTCGCCTCGACCCACGCGGCGGCGGCGTGGACCAAGTCGACCGGCAGCGGCGTCGTCGTGGCGACGGTCGACACCGGGGCCGACGAGAGCGCACCGGACCTCCAGGGCCAGCTGGTCCCCGGCGCCCACCTCGACAAGACCGGCCGCATCGTGGCCGGGGACGTGACCGACACCTACGGCCACGGGACCCACGTCGCCGGGATCATCGCCGCGAAGGACGACGGCTCTGGCATCACGGGCATCGCGCCGGGTGCCAAGGTCATGCCGATCAACGTGGACAGCCCGCTGCTGGACGGCGAGACGGTGGGCGAGGCGATCCACTGGGCGACCGACCACGGAGCCAAGGTCATCAACCTGTCCCTCGGCTTCGACGACATCAAGCTCTACCAGTCCGACGTCGCGCCGATCTGCGCCGCGTCGAAGTACGCCTATGACCACGGAGTGGTCGTGGTGGCCGCCGCCGGGAACGACGGCGAGGACCTCGACCTGCCCTCGGCCCCCGCTGACTGCGGTGACCCGATCTCCGTGGCGGCGCTGGACAACACCCTGCAGACGACGTCGTGGTCCTCCTTCGACCCGACGGTCGCGCTGGCGGCGCCCGGCGCGAACATCTACTCCACGGTCCCCACGTCGGTCTCGAGGACCCGCTACGCGACCTTCTCCGGGACCTCGATGGCCTCCCCCTTCGTCGCCGGCGTGGCCGCTCTCGTGCTCGCCGAGCACCCCGGCTGGACCCCGGACCAGGTCAAGACGCGCCTGGAGGACACCGCCGAGGACCTCGGCCCGTCCGGCTTCGACCCGCGGTACGGCTACGGCGCCGTGGATCCGGCGGCCGCCGTGGGGGCGGCCGCTCCCGCGCCGGTCGCGGTCCACTTCCTCACCGCCGGCGCGACCGGGCTGCCGAGCCGCCTCGACGCCGACGGCGACCCCGTGATCGACCACACGCTGGTCACGTGGGAGCCGGACGCCACCGCCAAGGTCACCGGGTACACGGTGACGACCTACGCCCCCTCGGGGACCACGACGACCGACCTGCCGGGTACGGCGGTGCGCTACATCACCCCGGTCACGACCGCGGGGTACGTCGTCACCGCACACACGACGAGCGGCGACCTCGTGTCCCCACCCGTCTGGTACTCCGTCCAGGACGACACCTCGTCGGGCATGACCACGCTCAAGCCGGTGCAGCACCTCAAGGCGCGGTTCACCGCGAGGGGCTCGGTCGTCGTGAGCTGGACCAACCCCAAGGTCAACGCCGGCCACGCCGATGTCGTCTTCGTCGTCCTCAACAACAACCTCGCCGTGTTCCGGCAGGGCAAGATCCCGACGCACGTCACCGTCCCGGCGCGCTCGGTACCGCCCGGCGACCTCGCCATCCTGGTCGACGTCGTGTCCAGCCAGGACTTCACCGACGCGGCCGCCACGACGAAGCTCGGCGCCCGCGTGCCCTTCTCCGGAACGGCGGCACGCGCCGGCTTCGACCGCTACCGGCTGACCTTGAACCTGGCGCCGAGCTGGGGCCACCGGGTCTGCCACCTCAAGACCTGCGAGGGCGTGAAGCTCTTCGTCGTCACCCATGGGGTGGTGTACGTGTCCTACCTCGACGAGGACGGCCAAGCCGTGACGACGGTCCGCGGCAGGGCGCACCTCTCATCGGTGCTGGTGCGGGTACGAGCGGCGCGTCACCACTACCACCGCCTCGACATGACGACGGTCCACCTCAAGATCCACCGGTCGCGGTCGAGCGGGTCCGGCGGGTCCGAGTCCGGCGGCTCCGGGTCGATCGGTGTCGGCTGA
- a CDS encoding N-acetylmuramoyl-L-alanine amidase, with protein MHRPALLAAALTAAALAASTAVAAAPTPVATVSTSPAPQRSVSDAAALWSSRSSAKPLSGVVIAIDPGHNGGNSSHLAQINRLVWIGTEWKACNTVGTSTNAGFPEHRFTWQLAKRLRARLEALGATVRLTRTSDTGWGPCVTTRGRFGAKVHANLLISLHGDGLASAQHGFVVIRPGRIKGYTDDIYARSRTLALDVRAGLGQVHLSRSTAYGGDGLDVRTDLGTLNLSNVPAVLVELGNMRNAHDALLMSSRTGQARYAAGLLDGIRRFLRR; from the coding sequence GTGCATCGACCCGCCCTGCTCGCCGCAGCCCTGACCGCGGCCGCCCTGGCGGCCTCGACCGCGGTGGCCGCGGCACCTACGCCGGTCGCCACCGTCAGCACGAGCCCGGCCCCACAGCGCAGCGTCTCTGACGCCGCGGCCCTGTGGTCCAGCAGGTCGAGCGCCAAGCCACTGTCGGGAGTGGTGATCGCGATCGACCCGGGCCACAACGGCGGGAACTCCTCGCACCTGGCCCAGATCAACCGCCTCGTGTGGATCGGCACCGAGTGGAAGGCGTGCAACACGGTCGGCACCTCGACCAACGCCGGCTTCCCCGAGCACCGCTTCACCTGGCAGCTGGCCAAACGACTGCGGGCTCGCCTGGAGGCTCTCGGCGCCACGGTCCGGCTCACCCGGACCAGCGACACCGGCTGGGGCCCGTGCGTGACCACCCGCGGGCGGTTCGGAGCCAAGGTGCACGCCAACCTGCTGATCAGCCTCCACGGCGACGGGCTCGCCTCCGCCCAGCACGGCTTCGTCGTGATCCGGCCAGGCCGGATCAAGGGCTACACCGACGACATCTACGCGCGGTCGCGCACACTCGCCCTCGACGTCCGCGCCGGGCTCGGGCAGGTCCACCTGAGCCGGTCGACGGCGTACGGCGGCGACGGGCTGGATGTTCGCACCGACCTGGGGACGCTCAACCTGAGCAACGTCCCCGCCGTGCTCGTCGAGCTCGGCAACATGCGCAACGCCCACGACGCGCTGCTGATGTCCTCCCGGACCGGGCAGGCGCGCTACGCCGCCGGGCTCCTCGACGGGATCCGCCGGTTCCTGCGGCGCTGA